The Aedes aegypti strain LVP_AGWG chromosome 3, AaegL5.0 Primary Assembly, whole genome shotgun sequence genome contains a region encoding:
- the LOC5566175 gene encoding uncharacterized protein LOC5566175, whose product MGASTKTGKFAVGFTAAAFVFILISFCSPYWLQTDGKLVNPKFTNLGLWELCLNDFQDIHRFYDTRFTGCMWIFEEEYYILHDYILPGFFIAVQFFFTLCFTLLLMGCVMTLVFLGCSKDNDRYIMLLLTNGTTMVVGAICGLIAVLTFGCNGDGRDWMPNWEHNGMGWAFALGVVGVFLLFPAGILFIVEARRATYRRLNNIANSEMAAYTMDDRKYRGGHTDI is encoded by the exons ATGGGCGCAAGCACCAAGACAGGAAAATTTGCCGTCGGATTTACGGCGGCCGCGTTCGTATTTATCCTGATATCATTCTGTTCGCCCTACTGGCTGCAAACCGATGGGAAGCTGGTCAATCCTAAGTTCACCAATTTGG gGCTATGGGAGTTATGTCTGAACGATTTTCAGGATATCCACAGGTTTTACGATACGCGCTTCACCGGTTGCATGTGGATATTTGAAGAGGAATACTACATATTGCATGACTACATCCTGCCTGGATTCTTCATAGCGGTGCAGTTCTTTTTCACGCTCTGCTTCACGCTATTGTTGATGGGATGTGTGATGACGTTGGTCTTCCTGGGATGTTCAAAGGATAATGACCGCTACATCATGCTGCTGTTGACCAACGGAACGACTATGGTAGTTGGAGCAATCTGCGGGCTCATTGCCGTACTGACGTTCGGATGCAACGGAGACGGTAGAGATTGGATGCCTAACTGGGAACACAACGGAATGGGTTGGGCGTTCgcattgggagtcgtgggagtGTTCCTGCTGTTTCCAGCTGGTATATTgttcattgttgaagcaaggcgAGCAACCTATCGTCGGTTGAACAATATAGCCAACTCCGAAATGGCTGCCTATACTATGGACGATCGGAAGTATCGTGGAGGACATACAGATATTTAA
- the LOC5566159 gene encoding very-long-chain (3R)-3-hydroxyacyl-CoA dehydratase hpo-8 has product MAHQRKEQPAAVKFYLILYNSVQFLGWFYIFIQFVMHVFLEGKPTTELWDRVGLATYYFQVLTIAEFFHALFRLVPSNPLITLLQVFGRCMVVVAAIEGTPEGKVSPGLPIALFCWSLMETIRYSYYVLHLALTKVPFFMTWLRYTIFIPLYPTGFIGELLCFYWAQSHFRETDKWSLSMPNRFNFTFSFYYFAWIMSIGYLPMFPQMYLHMFGQRRKILAGEKQKAK; this is encoded by the exons ATGGCGCACCAACGAAAAGAACAGCCTGCTGCGGTTAAGTTTTACTTGATTCTTTACAACTCCGTGCAGTTCCTAGG ATGGTTCTACATATTCATTCAATTCGTGATGCATGTTTTCCTCGAAGGAAAACCAACTACTGAATTGTGGGATCGTGTCGGACTGGCTACTTACTATTTTCAAGTACTCACCATCGCAGAG TTCTTCCACGCTCTTTTCCGTCTGGTTCCGAGCAATCCGCTCATCACGCTTCTCCAAGTGTTCGGACGATGCATGGTAGTCGTGGCCGCCATCGAGGGCACTCCCGAAGGCAAAGTTTCACCAGGGCTACCAATCGCTCTCTTCTGTTGGAGTCTGATGGAAACCATCCGTTACAGCTATTACGTACTTCATCTGGCACTTACCAAGGTTCCGTTCTTCATGACCTGGCTACGGTACACCATATTCATTCCGCTGTACCCAACCGGATTCATTGGCGAGCTGCTCTGCTTCTACTGGGCCCAGTCTCACTTCCGCGAAACGGACAAATGGAGCCTTTCGATGCCGAACCGATTCAATTTCACCTTTTCGTTCTACTACTTTGCCTGGATCATGAGCATCGGATATCTTCCAATGTTTCCGCAGATGTACCTTCACATGTTCGGTCAACGTCGGAAGATTCTAGCTGGCGAGAAGCAGAAAGCCAAGTGA